From Spirosoma aerolatum, one genomic window encodes:
- a CDS encoding alpha/beta hydrolase, giving the protein MQALNPVQTNTFISEQGLNVAYKHWKAAETPKGIVAFAHGFNSHSGYFQWPAEQLTAQHYEVYGIDFPGRGMSDGERYYMADYEEFVKELDTLIDIAKAAHPGLPIFLLGHSAGGVLSAIYALEHQDKLSGFICESFAFQVPAPDFAVAVLRGLSHVFPHAHVLRLKNEDFSRDQAVVDFMNSDPLIANEVQPTKTVQQLSLADERLKNEMASIQLPLLILHGTEDKATKPSGSQFFYDNASSVDKTLKFYEGHYHDLLNDLDKEVVMTDILNWLNQRKN; this is encoded by the coding sequence ATGCAGGCACTTAACCCGGTACAGACAAATACGTTCATTTCGGAACAAGGATTGAATGTCGCCTATAAACATTGGAAAGCAGCCGAAACCCCAAAAGGGATAGTAGCATTTGCTCACGGCTTTAATTCACACAGCGGCTATTTTCAATGGCCAGCCGAACAACTAACAGCCCAGCATTATGAGGTTTATGGGATCGACTTTCCGGGAAGGGGAATGTCAGACGGAGAGCGATATTACATGGCTGACTATGAAGAGTTTGTAAAAGAGCTTGATACGTTAATAGACATTGCGAAAGCGGCTCATCCAGGGTTACCTATCTTTTTATTAGGACACAGTGCAGGCGGTGTTTTGTCGGCCATTTATGCTCTGGAGCATCAGGATAAGCTCAGCGGTTTTATTTGCGAAAGTTTCGCGTTTCAAGTACCTGCTCCCGATTTCGCCGTGGCTGTTTTACGAGGTCTAAGCCACGTATTTCCTCACGCACATGTGTTGCGGTTGAAAAACGAAGATTTTTCCCGCGATCAGGCCGTGGTTGATTTTATGAATAGTGATCCGCTTATCGCCAATGAAGTTCAGCCGACGAAAACCGTACAGCAATTATCGCTTGCTGACGAACGGCTAAAAAACGAAATGGCTTCCATCCAACTCCCTCTGCTGATCCTTCACGGTACTGAGGATAAGGCAACCAAACCTAGTGGAAGCCAATTTTTTTATGATAATGCGTCTTCCGTCGACAAAACGCTAAAATTTTATGAGGGACATTATCACGATTTATTGAATGACTTAGACAAGGAAGTTGTCATGACCGATATTCTCAATTGGCTAAACCAAAGAAAGAACTAA
- a CDS encoding RNA polymerase sigma factor, whose amino-acid sequence MKPNLLNEAQLIFDLQAGNASAFTTLYDAYSPALFGVLLRLVKDHPQAEDLLQDAFIKIWTNIHRYDAQQGRLFTWLLTVTRNVGMDALRARKMQIISEAYTHDRADESAQSVPDTMPHQSIFTILSPKYSQVLELTYQGYTKEAIADHFDLPLGTVKTRFRKGLRLLKDVFAQDICQYHMV is encoded by the coding sequence ATGAAACCAAACCTACTCAACGAAGCTCAATTAATTTTTGATCTTCAGGCGGGTAATGCTTCGGCCTTTACCACGTTATACGATGCCTATTCACCAGCTTTGTTTGGTGTATTATTGAGATTAGTGAAAGATCATCCACAAGCTGAAGATTTGCTTCAAGATGCCTTTATTAAAATCTGGACTAATATCCATCGCTATGATGCTCAGCAGGGGCGACTTTTCACTTGGCTGTTAACTGTCACTCGGAATGTAGGCATGGATGCGCTAAGAGCGCGTAAAATGCAAATTATATCGGAAGCGTATACGCATGATCGAGCCGATGAGTCTGCTCAATCGGTGCCGGACACTATGCCCCATCAATCGATCTTCACCATCTTATCCCCTAAATACAGTCAGGTGCTTGAATTGACCTATCAAGGTTATACCAAAGAGGCAATTGCCGATCACTTTGATCTGCCGCTAGGCACCGTGAAAACTCGCTTTCGTAAAGGGCTTAGGCTGTTAAAAGATGTATTTGCTCAAGACATCTGTCAATATCACATGGTTTGA
- a CDS encoding DoxX family membrane protein, which produces MNLLAKLFDRFDQLDTRMNRWLVANSIGILRVCMGLVFVGFGLLKFFPGISPIEDLATRTTTLLTMGIFSGHSAMDFVAGLECVIGLCFLTGRFLRVGVWLMAAQMIGAMSPLLFFPKELFPAPLYAPSLAAQYILKDIILVAAGMVIASTWTGARIVAEPTRMLTSLRKRVAKVQRPAQPIATA; this is translated from the coding sequence ATGAACCTATTAGCTAAGTTATTCGACCGCTTTGACCAGTTGGATACCCGAATGAACCGATGGTTGGTGGCCAACAGCATTGGTATTCTACGGGTTTGTATGGGTTTAGTTTTTGTAGGATTCGGCCTTCTTAAATTCTTTCCGGGTATTAGTCCCATTGAAGATTTAGCCACCCGAACCACCACTCTTCTGACGATGGGTATCTTCTCCGGCCACAGCGCCATGGATTTTGTAGCGGGTTTGGAATGTGTGATTGGGCTGTGTTTTCTAACGGGCCGCTTTTTGCGGGTAGGCGTGTGGCTGATGGCGGCTCAAATGATTGGCGCGATGTCTCCCCTACTTTTCTTTCCGAAAGAACTCTTTCCCGCTCCTCTATATGCACCCTCGTTGGCGGCTCAATATATTCTGAAAGACATTATCTTGGTAGCAGCCGGGATGGTCATTGCTTCGACTTGGACGGGCGCTCGCATCGTCGCTGAACCAACTCGGATGTTGACTAGTCTCCGAAAGCGAGTGGCTAAAGTACAGCGGCCCGCCCAACCCATTGCAACGGCTTAA
- a CDS encoding alpha/beta hydrolase, with protein MNSGKAQTTSVFRNREGQAVFYRNWTTRNEPNGIVLIVHGLNSHSGYYEKFVAKLTDNGYEVYAMDLQGWGMSEGERYYIADYHAIVDDIDLLVDIVRSTYPTIGIFLLGHSAGGVFASVYTVGNQDKLSGLISASFAFQLQAPGFALAIIKVLGNIIPHTRLIRLKNEDFSRDKAIVHAMNNDPLLKNEKQPARTMQQLLLAAAYLKKEIPYIKLPLLIIHGTADRITNPIGSQYFMDHATSVDKQLTLYEGYYHDLLNDKYNGIINKEIMRWLNKRV; from the coding sequence ATGAATTCAGGAAAAGCCCAAACGACATCCGTTTTCCGCAACAGGGAGGGCCAGGCTGTTTTTTATAGAAACTGGACCACAAGAAACGAACCGAACGGTATCGTTTTGATCGTTCACGGTTTGAATTCCCATAGCGGCTATTATGAAAAGTTTGTTGCCAAACTTACCGATAACGGATATGAAGTCTACGCAATGGATCTTCAGGGCTGGGGAATGTCGGAGGGAGAACGGTATTACATCGCTGACTATCATGCTATTGTAGACGATATTGATTTGCTGGTAGATATTGTAAGATCGACGTACCCAACCATCGGTATTTTTTTGTTAGGCCATAGTGCAGGCGGTGTGTTTGCTTCCGTCTACACAGTGGGTAACCAGGACAAGCTAAGTGGGCTGATTTCAGCAAGCTTCGCCTTTCAACTTCAAGCGCCTGGCTTTGCCCTGGCCATCATAAAAGTACTGGGTAATATCATTCCGCATACGCGACTAATCAGATTGAAAAATGAAGATTTTTCCCGGGACAAGGCTATTGTACACGCAATGAACAACGACCCGTTGCTAAAAAACGAAAAGCAGCCAGCGCGGACAATGCAGCAACTTTTGCTGGCAGCAGCGTACTTAAAAAAAGAAATACCCTACATCAAACTTCCGCTTCTTATAATTCATGGTACTGCGGATAGGATCACTAACCCCATTGGAAGCCAATACTTTATGGATCATGCAACTTCGGTAGACAAGCAACTGACATTATATGAAGGCTATTATCATGATTTGCTCAACGACAAGTATAATGGAATCATCAACAAAGAGATTATGCGTTGGCTCAACAAAAGAGTTTGA
- a CDS encoding alpha/beta fold hydrolase, producing METAKPTIIFVHGLWADGSSWSKVIPLLVARGYKVISVQNPTTTLENDIAATQRAIAVAGGDVVLVGHSWGGFVITEAGDHPKVKALVYVAAYAPEKDETVLSLSEKAAPTQLASFFQAEGGFVSLTREGITNVFANDLSAQEQELVFAVQQPTSPDVFKGAASKVAWKQKPSWYIVASEDKTINPDLERLMAQRAKAKTTTLKSCHVAMLSKPNQVLEVILEAASQAVN from the coding sequence ATGGAAACAGCAAAACCCACTATTATTTTTGTACATGGCTTATGGGCCGATGGATCGTCATGGAGCAAAGTTATCCCGCTCCTAGTTGCCCGAGGGTATAAAGTTATATCCGTGCAGAATCCGACTACTACCCTTGAGAACGATATTGCTGCTACCCAACGGGCTATAGCTGTTGCCGGTGGTGATGTCGTTTTGGTTGGTCATTCCTGGGGAGGTTTTGTGATCACTGAAGCCGGCGATCATCCAAAGGTCAAAGCATTGGTCTATGTGGCTGCCTACGCCCCCGAAAAGGATGAAACCGTTCTCTCCCTGAGTGAAAAAGCGGCCCCTACCCAACTTGCCTCCTTTTTTCAGGCAGAAGGTGGGTTCGTTAGTCTTACCAGAGAGGGGATAACGAACGTATTTGCCAATGATCTTTCGGCTCAGGAACAGGAGTTGGTTTTTGCTGTACAACAGCCAACGTCCCCAGACGTATTTAAAGGAGCAGCGAGTAAAGTGGCCTGGAAACAGAAACCCTCCTGGTATATCGTGGCTTCGGAAGACAAAACCATCAACCCCGATCTGGAACGCTTAATGGCTCAACGGGCAAAGGCTAAAACAACTACCCTGAAATCATGCCACGTAGCCATGTTGTCCAAGCCCAACCAGGTCCTGGAGGTGATTTTGGAAGCGGCCAGTCAGGCTGTTAATTAA
- a CDS encoding serine hydrolase domain-containing protein, with translation MKNQRHLLILSFLLGVFPLHADDLDDFIRSQMQKRGIPALSLAIIQDGKILKAQSYGFIDKQGKVPVTTNTLFQAGSVSKSVAAMGALYLVEQNQLFLDENVNIKLKSWKVPDNEFTKDKKVTLRGILSHTTGLTVHGFPGYTVGAKIPSVVQVLDGTAPANTPPVRVDFVPGSRWRYSGGGYTVMQQLMVDVTGVDFPAFMKNKVLSPLGMKNSTYQQPLPPELAKLTATGHYSNRSLVEGRWHIYPEMAAAGLWTTPSDLARFAISIQNAYAGKPGSVLSQSMTRQMLTDQKNRDGLGVFLQGDSTMLRFGHSGRDEGFDALLTASVDKGQGVVIMINANDNSHMMGRIVDFIASYYHWDGFPVKTKPAAVAVDSKTLTAFEGRYELFNNRIITFEADNQRLLTIEDSFVDEEFVPVGTNKFTSTDRNVSVIFNPDATGHVTSFRLQDNDQRYERTVPRIGPLVNTRRTNADPDPSRTPKIMAALQAMVKGGKLVEEASGLTVGAKRDFVGGMREPETLKSLTFIHSENVAGRGIQRHGSEVSEIVTYQLKSNQPDTYILVHLTSEGLVTDCDLVEK, from the coding sequence ATGAAAAACCAACGCCACTTACTGATTCTTTCCTTTCTATTAGGTGTATTTCCCCTTCACGCGGATGATCTAGACGATTTTATTCGTAGCCAAATGCAGAAGCGGGGTATTCCCGCTTTGTCCCTAGCTATCATTCAGGACGGAAAAATCTTGAAGGCTCAGTCCTATGGATTTATTGATAAACAGGGAAAGGTGCCTGTCACCACCAATACTTTGTTTCAGGCAGGCTCGGTTAGTAAATCGGTTGCGGCTATGGGCGCTCTGTATCTGGTTGAACAGAATCAACTTTTTCTGGATGAGAATGTGAATATAAAACTTAAAAGTTGGAAAGTTCCTGATAATGAATTTACTAAAGACAAGAAGGTTACTCTGCGGGGGATACTTAGTCATACTACCGGCCTTACAGTTCACGGATTCCCGGGATATACGGTGGGCGCCAAGATCCCTTCGGTTGTTCAGGTTCTGGATGGGACAGCCCCAGCCAATACACCACCGGTTCGCGTAGACTTTGTTCCGGGCTCTCGTTGGCGGTATTCGGGTGGCGGTTATACCGTCATGCAACAACTGATGGTGGATGTGACTGGCGTTGATTTCCCCGCGTTCATGAAAAATAAGGTGCTTTCACCACTAGGTATGAAAAATAGTACCTACCAACAACCTTTACCTCCAGAATTGGCAAAATTAACGGCAACTGGTCACTACAGCAATCGAAGTTTAGTGGAAGGTCGCTGGCACATTTATCCTGAGATGGCAGCAGCGGGATTATGGACTACACCGTCTGATCTGGCTCGATTCGCGATTAGTATTCAGAATGCTTATGCTGGAAAGCCAGGGAGTGTATTATCTCAGTCTATGACCCGCCAAATGTTGACTGATCAGAAAAACAGGGATGGACTTGGCGTTTTTTTGCAGGGTGACAGTACGATGCTCCGCTTCGGTCATAGTGGGCGCGACGAGGGTTTTGATGCGTTACTCACGGCTAGTGTGGATAAGGGACAAGGCGTTGTGATCATGATCAATGCGAATGATAACTCGCATATGATGGGCAGAATTGTTGATTTTATCGCTAGCTATTACCACTGGGATGGCTTTCCTGTAAAGACTAAACCAGCCGCGGTAGCTGTGGATTCTAAAACGTTAACGGCTTTCGAAGGTCGATATGAATTATTTAATAATCGAATTATTACTTTTGAGGCTGATAATCAGCGGCTTTTAACTATAGAAGATAGTTTTGTTGATGAAGAATTTGTGCCCGTCGGTACTAATAAGTTCACATCAACAGATCGTAATGTTTCGGTGATCTTCAATCCAGACGCTACTGGACATGTGACTAGCTTCCGGCTTCAGGACAATGATCAACGCTATGAGCGAACAGTACCACGTATTGGGCCGCTTGTCAATACACGTAGAACCAACGCCGATCCTGATCCATCCCGTACACCCAAAATCATGGCGGCTTTGCAGGCTATGGTAAAAGGTGGTAAACTAGTAGAAGAAGCCTCAGGCCTTACTGTGGGAGCCAAACGCGATTTTGTGGGCGGAATGCGAGAGCCGGAAACGTTAAAATCATTAACTTTTATTCATTCAGAAAACGTCGCAGGCCGGGGAATTCAACGCCATGGAAGTGAGGTAAGCGAAATAGTAACTTACCAATTAAAGTCCAATCAGCCGGACACCTATATACTCGTCCATCTGACCTCCGAGGGCTTGGTTACGGATTGCGATCTGGTTGAAAAATAA
- a CDS encoding putative quinol monooxygenase: MNEAITTIAKWLTIDGQLEAVRQLLTELALKSRQEEGNLFYTVYQSIADPNTLFLLERYKDESALDNHRNSAHYQELVVGKIIPLLAAREIVQARDLNLNDLHQAE; this comes from the coding sequence ATGAATGAAGCGATTACAACAATTGCAAAATGGTTAACCATAGATGGTCAGCTAGAAGCGGTACGCCAACTGTTGACAGAGTTGGCTCTGAAAAGTAGGCAGGAAGAAGGGAATCTTTTCTATACGGTTTACCAAAGTATTGCAGACCCAAATACGCTATTTTTACTTGAGCGGTATAAAGACGAATCGGCATTGGATAACCATCGAAATTCAGCGCACTACCAAGAGTTAGTCGTCGGAAAGATTATTCCCCTACTCGCAGCAAGAGAGATCGTTCAGGCAAGAGACTTGAACCTTAATGATCTCCATCAGGCAGAATAA
- a CDS encoding histidine kinase dimerization/phosphoacceptor domain -containing protein has protein sequence MKCKSLLINLGQLIVCTVAIIAISGYFAKAQFSRAVYNDVATQRLLIRITAQYIHTISQGQIDMDSAIRIPCNVYQLSPLLAYNEGYSDEDGKHSAGTRLLDAGKVAEASALLSKQHQEARLRLLLDLGSYFVFKPGTEKADLDQASTYINEALRLSRKAPFQWQVESKALRAHWLDQSGFAAEGQKVFDELVALCNHTGNALASARLLLRAGELLHYGDPDRLIKFEKALSIFRKANAKEKEIETLSLINIEYFVAKKYDVAENYLRTIVNLQHQINFRHQQYPYDALSWLAYRKGALTDALAYSNKSLASLASKADSTFISYFYTRRGLIYERLHKLNESLTWYDKGLENRTPGTRLFWYRAVIGKVITLNEIGRAKEALALLKKVKRNYPPNSYFDKMHFAFLLGKTYANLKKISLAESNYQVFLTMAEKFPVEYIHDEFPAAFFQISTFYRTIGKTRQARDYLELGKDYTSSFDIVAKDNYYYNLFKIDSMEGRHLDAIRHLKHSYEFTDSVFSYDQRKRTEELLVKYEAEKKDKNIQLLNSQNQLERIRTEQAHRTRNIMLAGLVLLLIIIALLFNRYIIKQRANQKLVANQRELDQKNSFLETLTTEQDKLLKEKEWLLKEVHHRVKNNLQMVTSLLYSQSVYLQDETAKLAVKDSLRRMQAMALIHQKLYQDENTSSITMPEYINDLISYLQESFDEGGQITFKQTIEPLSLDVSQAIPLGLIITESIVNTMKHAFLGGQKGVVRIELLQDGPDFLVLKIADNGIGLPTGLDTKEYNSLGLELMQGLAKQLNGFFTIESSNGVLVTVRFISLSRHYLPTNLPENMS, from the coding sequence ATGAAATGTAAGTCCCTCCTTATAAATCTTGGGCAACTTATCGTATGTACAGTAGCCATCATTGCCATTTCTGGCTATTTCGCTAAGGCGCAATTTAGCCGTGCGGTGTATAACGACGTAGCCACACAGCGATTGTTAATCCGTATTACGGCGCAATACATCCATACTATTAGCCAGGGACAGATCGATATGGACAGCGCCATCCGTATTCCCTGCAACGTGTATCAGTTAAGTCCTTTGCTTGCCTACAATGAAGGATATAGTGACGAAGATGGAAAACACTCAGCGGGAACCAGGTTGCTGGATGCCGGAAAAGTAGCAGAAGCCAGCGCATTACTTAGCAAGCAACATCAGGAAGCACGACTTCGATTATTGCTGGACTTGGGCAGTTATTTCGTGTTCAAACCAGGCACCGAAAAGGCAGATCTTGATCAGGCATCAACATACATCAACGAAGCTTTACGGCTAAGTCGGAAAGCGCCCTTCCAATGGCAAGTGGAGAGTAAAGCGCTTCGGGCTCATTGGCTTGATCAATCCGGATTTGCCGCTGAGGGCCAGAAAGTATTTGATGAACTGGTGGCCTTATGCAATCATACGGGAAACGCACTGGCATCTGCTAGGCTATTGCTTCGTGCTGGGGAACTATTGCATTATGGAGACCCTGATCGGCTTATAAAGTTTGAAAAAGCCCTATCTATTTTTAGAAAAGCAAATGCGAAAGAGAAGGAAATTGAAACCCTATCTCTGATAAATATTGAATACTTTGTTGCCAAAAAGTATGATGTAGCTGAAAATTATTTGCGCACGATTGTCAATCTTCAACACCAAATAAACTTTCGACATCAACAGTACCCATACGATGCTTTATCCTGGCTGGCTTATCGAAAAGGGGCCCTTACCGATGCATTAGCCTACTCGAACAAAAGTCTGGCAAGCCTGGCCTCCAAAGCTGATTCTACATTTATCAGCTACTTCTATACGCGAAGGGGACTCATCTATGAACGACTGCATAAACTGAATGAATCTCTTACTTGGTATGACAAAGGATTGGAAAATAGGACACCTGGAACAAGGTTGTTTTGGTACAGAGCCGTGATCGGCAAAGTGATAACGCTGAATGAGATTGGTAGAGCAAAAGAAGCCCTAGCCCTCCTCAAAAAAGTAAAACGGAATTATCCACCCAATTCCTACTTTGACAAGATGCACTTTGCCTTTCTGCTGGGAAAGACGTATGCTAATTTAAAGAAGATCAGTCTTGCGGAAAGCAACTACCAAGTCTTTCTGACTATGGCGGAAAAATTTCCGGTGGAATATATTCATGACGAATTTCCTGCGGCATTTTTTCAGATTTCTACCTTTTACCGAACGATTGGTAAAACCAGGCAGGCGCGTGACTATCTCGAGCTGGGAAAAGACTATACATCTTCATTTGATATAGTAGCAAAGGACAATTACTACTATAATCTATTCAAAATTGATTCAATGGAGGGGCGTCATCTGGATGCAATCCGCCACCTTAAACATAGTTATGAGTTCACCGATTCGGTGTTTAGCTATGACCAGCGAAAACGAACAGAAGAATTACTGGTAAAATATGAGGCTGAGAAAAAGGATAAAAACATCCAATTACTAAATAGCCAGAATCAACTGGAGCGTATACGGACGGAGCAGGCACACCGGACCAGGAATATAATGCTGGCAGGTTTGGTACTCCTGCTGATTATTATTGCGCTCTTATTCAACCGGTATATCATCAAACAAAGGGCAAATCAAAAACTTGTAGCGAATCAGCGGGAACTGGATCAGAAAAATAGTTTTCTGGAAACACTTACTACCGAACAGGACAAACTCCTCAAAGAAAAAGAATGGTTGTTGAAGGAAGTTCATCATCGGGTGAAAAACAACCTTCAGATGGTAACTAGCCTGCTCTATTCACAATCGGTGTATTTGCAGGATGAAACGGCCAAACTGGCCGTGAAGGATAGCCTTCGCCGGATGCAGGCTATGGCCTTGATTCATCAAAAGCTCTACCAGGATGAAAATACGTCCAGCATTACCATGCCCGAATACATTAATGACCTGATATCTTACTTGCAGGAGAGCTTCGATGAGGGTGGCCAGATTACGTTCAAACAGACTATTGAGCCATTATCCCTTGATGTATCTCAGGCAATCCCCCTTGGACTGATCATCACCGAAAGTATTGTGAATACCATGAAGCATGCTTTTTTGGGAGGGCAAAAAGGGGTTGTGCGTATAGAGCTTCTACAGGACGGACCTGACTTTTTAGTACTAAAAATAGCGGACAATGGTATTGGCCTGCCTACAGGTCTTGACACAAAGGAGTATAACTCCCTGGGTCTTGAGCTGATGCAGGGGCTTGCGAAACAATTGAATGGTTTTTTTACGATTGAAAGCAGTAATGGTGTGCTTGTGACCGTCAGGTTTATATCACTAAGCAGGCATTACTTGCCGACAAACCTGCCCGAAAACATGTCGTAA
- a CDS encoding type 1 glutamine amidotransferase domain-containing protein, translated as MKRRILFMVTSANLIGPKNRKTGSLLTELAHPYEAFKKQGYEIDIYSVKGGEAPIDLVELDDPVNQAFLNDEGITKMKNTKSINELSTDGYDAVFVPGGLGPVVDMTDNPPVQNILASFYDSGKVVSAVCHGPVSLGNVKLKDGSYLVRGKNVTGFSAVEEAGYAKDDVSFELEDLLKERGANYSAVEPWQPHSITDGRLVTGQNPASAQGVAERVIAILESADVVEPAKV; from the coding sequence ATGAAAAGGCGAATTCTCTTTATGGTAACCAGCGCCAATCTCATTGGTCCAAAAAATCGTAAAACCGGGAGCTTGCTTACCGAATTAGCCCATCCCTATGAAGCGTTTAAAAAGCAAGGGTATGAGATTGACATTTACAGTGTCAAAGGAGGAGAAGCGCCCATCGATTTAGTGGAATTAGATGATCCCGTTAATCAGGCATTTCTGAACGATGAAGGGATCACTAAAATGAAAAACACCAAGAGCATAAATGAATTATCGACTGACGGCTATGATGCGGTATTCGTTCCAGGTGGTTTGGGTCCGGTTGTGGATATGACGGATAATCCACCTGTACAGAACATTCTGGCTTCGTTTTATGATAGCGGTAAGGTGGTGAGTGCGGTATGCCACGGACCTGTTTCCCTGGGAAATGTTAAGTTGAAAGACGGTTCGTATCTGGTTCGGGGCAAAAACGTAACGGGATTCAGCGCTGTTGAGGAAGCGGGCTATGCCAAGGATGATGTTTCGTTTGAGTTGGAAGACTTATTAAAAGAGCGTGGAGCCAATTACAGCGCTGTTGAACCTTGGCAGCCCCACAGTATCACCGACGGGCGATTAGTTACCGGACAAAATCCTGCTTCCGCTCAAGGGGTAGCCGAACGGGTAATTGCTATTCTGGAATCTGCTGATGTGGTAGAACCTGCTAAAGTTTAA
- a CDS encoding sigma 54-interacting response regulator gives MSTKILIVEDEFVVANSLRILLRQAGYTVSGIATSAEEAYEHLQRDKHDLVLLDIRLNGSVSGIDLARKLKTENIAFVYLSANSSQKVLEEAKKTEPYGFLVKPFREKDLLVALDIAVYLHKNKLESKLQQEALLEKQLLEISHEDSDGKQTFLKIAKAIRTFIPFDLIVCETRPLSASRFDEYSYLRVGFDEYQFIGKEELLTISGLKSDALFKIQENSYTDTHVATYYNGATTDPVSVTPLQKIWLNTFSLESYLIFPVALSNGSWVHYSFYSRRHAMYTQSHVAVLNLFVGSLASVTAKLVHADVSSTSTIRLSADRKPDRTEDRQGSVPEFKRIIGKHPLLLAALDLITQVAPYKTSVLILGESGTGKESIAQAIHALSGQRNGPFIKVNCAAIPTALIESELFGHEKGAFTGAIEKRIGKFEQAHEGTLFLDEIGEMPLDMQVRLLRVLQEKEIDPVGGKSPRKVDVRIVAATNRNLEREVAEGRFRLDLYYRLNVFPITLPPLRERKSDIQALAVYFANRFCNEFNKNFNGISASMIDALQGYTWPGNIRELENVLERSVILNDGRSELALKQSLSGAVDKASGKVEIDTLGDVKRIQQETEREYLISVLKKTNGLIRGANGAAELLKIKPTTLEARLAKLGIQRGDFGT, from the coding sequence ATGAGCACTAAGATACTGATTGTTGAGGATGAATTTGTGGTAGCCAATTCGCTGCGAATACTACTAAGGCAGGCCGGATACACAGTGAGTGGTATCGCCACTTCAGCTGAGGAAGCCTATGAGCACTTGCAAAGGGATAAACACGACCTTGTGCTGCTGGACATCCGGTTGAATGGAAGCGTATCGGGCATTGATCTCGCCAGAAAACTCAAGACTGAAAACATTGCCTTTGTTTACTTATCCGCCAATTCAAGCCAAAAGGTACTCGAAGAAGCGAAGAAAACGGAACCTTATGGCTTTCTCGTCAAGCCGTTCAGGGAGAAAGACTTGCTGGTGGCCCTGGATATTGCCGTATATCTTCACAAGAATAAGCTCGAATCAAAATTGCAGCAGGAAGCCCTTTTGGAAAAGCAACTGCTGGAGATTAGCCATGAAGACTCAGACGGTAAGCAGACGTTTTTAAAGATTGCCAAGGCTATCCGAACGTTTATTCCATTTGATCTCATCGTATGCGAAACCAGACCACTTTCGGCGTCCCGGTTTGATGAGTACTCCTACTTACGCGTCGGATTTGATGAGTATCAGTTTATTGGTAAGGAAGAGCTTCTAACAATCTCAGGTTTAAAAAGCGACGCCTTATTTAAAATCCAAGAAAACAGTTATACAGATACCCATGTGGCCACTTATTACAATGGAGCAACGACCGATCCGGTCTCCGTTACCCCGTTGCAGAAGATTTGGTTAAACACGTTTAGTTTAGAATCATACCTGATTTTTCCAGTCGCTCTGAGCAATGGATCCTGGGTTCACTATTCTTTTTATAGCCGTCGACATGCCATGTATACGCAAAGCCATGTGGCTGTGTTGAACCTTTTCGTAGGCAGTTTGGCTAGCGTTACTGCAAAATTAGTTCATGCTGACGTATCCTCCACATCCACCATACGGCTATCTGCCGATAGAAAGCCTGATCGCACCGAGGATAGGCAAGGCTCTGTTCCGGAATTTAAACGCATTATCGGAAAGCATCCGCTTTTACTGGCTGCCTTAGATCTTATAACGCAGGTGGCGCCTTACAAAACGTCAGTGCTCATACTTGGCGAAAGTGGTACTGGAAAAGAAAGCATCGCCCAAGCCATTCACGCACTCTCTGGACAGCGCAACGGACCCTTTATAAAAGTAAATTGTGCGGCTATTCCGACGGCACTGATCGAATCTGAGCTATTTGGCCATGAGAAAGGAGCGTTTACCGGAGCCATTGAAAAAAGGATAGGAAAATTTGAGCAAGCCCATGAAGGAACCCTATTTTTAGACGAGATCGGCGAAATGCCGTTGGACATGCAAGTGCGGTTATTGCGGGTTTTACAGGAAAAGGAAATTGACCCCGTAGGAGGCAAGTCGCCCAGGAAAGTCGATGTGCGTATTGTGGCAGCTACCAACCGAAATCTGGAACGTGAAGTTGCGGAAGGCAGGTTCAGGCTTGATCTGTATTATCGCCTTAATGTTTTTCCGATAACCTTACCGCCCCTTCGCGAACGAAAAAGTGATATACAGGCACTGGCGGTTTATTTTGCCAACCGGTTCTGCAACGAGTTCAACAAGAATTTCAACGGTATATCGGCATCCATGATCGACGCATTGCAGGGGTATACCTGGCCCGGCAATATTCGTGAACTCGAGAATGTACTGGAGCGGTCGGTGATACTCAATGATGGACGATCTGAACTGGCATTAAAGCAAAGTCTCTCGGGGGCAGTTGACAAAGCATCCGGCAAGGTAGAGATTGATACACTCGGGGATGTTAAGCGCATTCAACAGGAAACAGAAAGAGAATACCTTATCTCCGTTCTCAAAAAAACGAACGGCCTTATACGGGGGGCCAATGGGGCCGCCGAATTACTAAAAATAAAGCCGACAACCCTAGAAGCCAGACTAGCGAAGTTAGGTATTCAGCGGGGAGATTTTGGCACCTGA